In the Glycine max cultivar Williams 82 chromosome 19, Glycine_max_v4.0, whole genome shotgun sequence genome, CATATAATTAGGATGTGATTTAAGTATTAAAACAATTGCTGCTTTTTccgtaaaaaataatataaaatagaaataaaaaagtaaataaagaaAGTTAAGAttgagagagaaagataaaaagaataaatggaTATAAATCAATTTAAGAAAAACGAAATTACCCCAAATCTGCTAAATTCCATGGATTTGATGGTTAATCAAATGCCTCAAGAACTTTtggaaattatgaaaatatgttaaacctgaaaatataaaaaataaaataaaaaagcatagTCAATTAAAAGAAACTATATGAGTAAAATGttgtgtataaaaaaatcacattccaAATACTAAACAAGGAACCTGAAAAACATGTAAAATGAACaagtttaaaaataacttagatagttattttaatgtaaaataaattaaatgataaaaataaaaataaaaaacttaaatgtgATTAGATTATAAACCTAGAAATGCATGATAAGATGATATTACGTTTATGTTATAGGTcccaagtgaaaaaaataataatgcaaaAGGGTCAATCTAATGGATTGACAGTCAAGCCATCTTTTCTTGTATACCAACTATGGCTATGCTATCCTACTAATGAGTTTGTGAGTTAGATGTTTCCTGCCCTTTTTCAAATACAATGAATGGAAGTTGGATAGTTTCATATGAAGGAAAACCAAgagtacaaaaaattataacaaataaacACACAAACCCCTCAAATATTTCATATTGTCTTTGGGCTGagtaagcaagaaaagaatCCTCCAAAATGATAATGAAATGCTAAATTGGTCATATTGAAATCATTGTTgctttttctgtaaaaaaataattgttgtctcaattttgattaatatgttttatttaatgttacttATCCTaacttgatattttattttttatatactgtaatttttttagaaaaattgttaCCTTAACGGCTATTTAACATTAAATGAgtgagtaaatttttttatattaacaattaaagattaaaatttatttaaaaatatttttttaaatataaaacaattatttatattaattataaaacggAAATAATTagcttataaaataaataaaatataaaatataatgttttatatataatattttttatttatttagatttaaaatattttttatattaacagtTAAACGTTAacaatttagttaaaaatataatgcttttgaaacataaaataattatttattatttatttaattataaacctGGAATCTGtagcttataaaataattaaaatataaaatataatgttttatatataaaaaataattaagcatttttaatgtttatatataattttaatatgctaaatattataaactataaatcataaattcataaaatattaaaaattccagtaacaaaaataaaatcttcaattactaatttattcttataaagAGCGGGAAAGATAAAATTccttttttatcctttaaacTATGAGTGGGAAAATTTGAGATTTACAATTTTAGTCTTGAAATGAGTGGGgaaggaaaatacataattatcctcaattctatatatatagattttataCTCCTAAAcattttaaacattttgaatgaaatgaaattgattttttttttgtaaaaaaaaaaactagagaatgaaattaaatataaaagaataaatcatggaaaaagtttttatactttcgttttcaattttgatggaACGTTTCGATTAAAAAagcattattgtttttattacacTAAATGGGAGGTTTAGTtgtatgagtttaattttaatttagaaaagttTTACTGATATAACCAATATTTTTAGGTATGGTAAAGAACCTCAAGCAGGCAAGTACGGAATTCCAACTCGAATTTGCTGTGACTTTGACtgaaaatatctattttaattaagtatTGTATAAGCATTagtcaaaatttttaaaatagagatgAGATGGATATTTAACTATCTCCATACTCTTTCATATCGGTCaccgatatatttttttttatatataagattttattgttataattttattttttattattaaaatataaattagttagtttaataattaaataataataataataataaaataaaaaacttaaaaatttatacatttaaataaaataaaatataattttaattctttatctttaatttctttgtcatttataatttttatatattttttgaattaaaatataataatagctttatatataatttatttaatataaataaattaaaagcataaaaatgATTTGCTGGGTTATCTAAGGGTGTACCAAATCTGATAAAACTCTATAGAAATGGAGGTgagtattaaaattaaatgtgtCTCTTTTATACCCGAACCTACtttgtttttcataattttggttttgatagtttaataaatttataattttggtttaatctttaattttaaatacattcatttctttttttttattttaattaattaaattaattttttatcgtATCTTAAGTGAATATATTAGGTTCAATTgcattaaaattaagattttgaccaaaattataaattttctaaaatagaaaaaccaaaattctGAAAAGTAAAATAGGAAGACCATAACCACATATTAAGAATTATTAAaggatgaaaattttaattaacttttaattttcccCATGATGCATGTATATATTAGTGAAATTTATTCAAGAAGAGATCAATTTATAccaatacaaattatatatatatatatatatatataatatcaatataAGTCTGAGTGTACTTAATTAGTGTAAATCAAATCCTCTTTCTATTTGTCTATATCATTTTTAGTAAATTACAATTGCATCCCATgcgttttttttcaaattatacttgatatttttttcttttttatattacttttacccCTTCAATTATTGTCcttaattaaagtgaattgcCCTAACATCTTTGTTAAAtactcaataaaaaattaacaattgaccCTAGATCTTTCTTAAGACAATaacaattttttcctttaatatttAACTCTTACTTCATTGTTGTTAACACTTAAAGATGTAATTCTTGATTGAGACATTATATCAAACATCTAAccatcaaaaataaatatttcaaagaaaaaagttaaaagcaCAAATGCAGGAACAAAACACGTCTAACAAAAACACAACAACCAAATGGTTCAAcacgaacaaaaaaaaattaaactaaaaaaagaagaagggtgTTAACACATGCTACTAACAATGCGAGTTTACGTTCAACAAAAAGTtgaatttatgtttaattagaaaaaaaagaaaaagaagaaaaaatgctaAAATACTTTCAAGTTGAAAAtgatactatattttttatggagttaagaggaagaagatgaaactattttagacataaattttcattaaaaatcatgtaactaattaatgtttaattattaaacAATGTTTAGGAAGAAAGAGATCTGGATGTAATGTGacctaaataattaaagaattttatgTAGGGTGAAAAGAAGAagtgacaggtacaattttaaaaaaatccaggGGTGCAAGTataatttaccttttttttatatttaagaaattatttggGTTAAGTAACTCTTCCACGTTAACAACTTTTACCTCTTGCAACTCACCATGCAACGTAAGCTTATTTTTAAGCAACTGCTACTGCTCTAAACACCACCGGCACACAACAGAATACCGCTAAAGCTGAAGAGAAAAAATCCATCTTCCAATGTCCACGTGGGCATATTAtctattcttttttcttgaataaCGACCAACATAATGATAGGCAAGTTCCACAAAATTCAATAGTTTATCAAACAGAGGAACACCTCCCAACAATACAGAGGTCCGAGATGGATGATGAGAAAAAGCAAACGCATCACGTGCatggaacattttttttatctcaaacaaaaattataacacTCTCCCGGTTGTTGTTCCATTAACCATCAACTTTGCTGAACGAATTTGAAATGATGAAACATCTTAATCGTCTGACAGATTATTGCCAACAGTAATCTTTGTTCAAGTGAAAATGAAACTTGAGGCAGAGCTAGTTGACAACATCAAGAACCAGCTTGCGAGACTTTAGAACTGACCACCTCAAGCGGCGGTAATAGGCAGCCTGAAGTAGTGCCAGTGACAGTACAAATATCCATTTAAATCCCATCTGCATATGCATAAAAAGTGTAGTTAGAAAAcagaatatttttattgattaggTGGAAACATGATAGCAAAGGAAACGGACCAGTTTTCTCTCTTCCATCTCAGGTTCGGCGGCCCAACTTAAGAATGACACAACATCCTTCCCCATCTGcaacaaacattaaaataaaatgagctACATTTTTTCCAATTTCTATTTGTAAGAAGATTTACTAAACCATTCCTCCAGAAACAAATATAATACCTGAGCTTCTGTAGCAGGGGTACCATCTTCATATTCCACAGCACCATCATTAAGCATTTTAGGCATGGCAATTGCTCCACCAGGAAAGTAAGGATTATAATGAAGTCCCTCTCTTATctacattattattttgaacATAGTCATGAAAAGAAGTTTAAGAACACAATATCAGTACATCGGTATAGGGACAAAATGATATATGAACTAGTACCATATATGTAGAATTCATGAAAAGTATCAATTATACCATTTGCATTTATGTTCTAATTTTGACAATCTACATAAATCTAATGGTTAAAATTCTCTCCTCACTATAAGCACTCCCTGTGTTATGTAAGTGTGCGTGCAGATGTGTGCCTATGTCTCAGCGTGTGATGTGGGTCTTACTATTATTTATGAATGGATTACATTGAACCTGAAAATGGCATATATGATATGCAAGGGATATCAAAAGGCATGATACAAGTTATCCATGAAGTGTTGTACAGAAAATAAATCTCAAGATAGATTCAAAGGCTCTTCAACTGTGCCCTGCCCATCATTACGCCACACATGCAGACATGTGCTCATTAGTGTGCATGAAAAGGAAAAGTATTTGACGGTTGTTAGGCATACACCTGTGTCATAACCACTATAACAGATttgcaaaatgttttattttggtttagaaCTAGGTATTGGTGGCCTAACATTTTCCATCAgtcaacttagaaaaatttataaaattactttactaaataaaatagaagactTTAGATAAAAAAGAACTTACTGAAACACCAGCAGGTGGGTCACGATAACCAGTTAGAAGGGCAAAAACATAGTTCTGACCATTGTGACGGGcctgaaaaatcaaaaggataTATATTTTCAGGTAGACATAcattagaaaatttcaaagATATTACTATCAAATAATTAGCATTACTTTGGTAATAAGACTTAGATCTGGAGGATAAGCTCCTCCATTAGCAAACCTAGCAGCTGCTTCATTTGCATATGGCTGAGGAAAACGATCGCTGAGTTTACCAGGGCGTGTAAACATCTCACCCTCATCGTTAGGGCCATCAACCACCTCAATCTCAGCTGCCATAGCCTTTACCTCTTCTTCTGTATAAGCAACACCAACCAAATCACGATACGATATCAAAGACATAGAATGGCAGGAAGCACAGACTTCTGTATAAACTTGATGACCACGACGAATCCTGcccatgaaaaattaattgaaagcatTAAGAATTTAAGgcgttaattattattaaattatagatACTAATATAACCTTAATGTGAAATATGGTTTAAATACATGATAGCAGCAGAACATGTATTATCATGTATTCATCATTTATGAACCCTGCCAGTTGCCACAGCTAATGTCCTTAAAGAAGGAAATTATTTCTTTGGCAAAAATCAGAGTTTAAACTCTTTTGCCAGATAAATTACGATGCAATCAATGTATAATAAATACAGTAAACCATCATGTTAGTCCTCCAAAGATACAAGTGTATCAAATTGGTCCTTACTacgtaagtaaaaaaaaaggaagataacATGTCATATAGCTCTCAGTAATGGTATCCTCACAGATTGAGGGCATTTGAATGAATGTGACATCGTTTATGTCATTTAAGGACTTATTAGATATTGACTATGAATGGAGGACAAATGTGAGTCACATACAAGATTCAAACCATGTTACTTATAACACATCAAAGCCATATGTAATGACAAGGGAAAAGAAGGATGAGTTGCTGATCTAAGGATgggataaaagataaaataaggtTAATTAATTAGAGAGAATAAACTAAACATTATTACATGTAATTCAGCAGGGATAAGATTGAGTATCCAATTTTCTAACTTGGTAAACGAAATTGTTGAGCGAAAGATAGGACAATATAGGGAAAATTCAAGCCAAACTTACGAAGCATGATCATATGAACTAAGAATTCCTTTGTGAGGCCACGGATAGCTTGGACATGCCAGGCCATGCTCAGCTTCATCAGCTGCTGCCATTGTTGAAAAACTGAAAAGGCCTGATAAACCAGCTCCAATTAATGCAAGTGCTCTTAAGGACTGACTGCCAGAAGAGCCAGCATCATCTTTCTTGGCTACGATGGGTGACAACAAGGGAGAGTTCTGCAGTGAATATACAACAGCTATTAGCAATAGCAACAGACACAATCATCTTGTTGCATGGGAACCAAATTTTCATCAACAAATTGAAACAATACAACAAGCATAAAATCCACATATAAGTCTGTAAAAAGATTGAGCTTATATTGAAAGATAGATCATATTGGTTGGATCCAACTTCTCAACCCTCTTGCATGTTTGGCCGGCTAGTGATTGTTTGggaaaataatcaatttctcatgAAGCTGGCAAAGAAAGTGATTATTTCCTCAAAGAAAGCTAATCCAAAGATATACTTGAtgaggtaaagaaaaaaaagctagCAAATGGACTAATCCATACAAATATTTCCAGATAAATGAGAATTAAAAGACAGATTTGCATTTCATAATTAGAAACCATTTTgcaatcccccccccccccccccctccctctTATTGTAAGGATCTCCATCATAGGTCATGAAGACATATATAGACCCCGAAAGGTAATTAAGTGCAAAAGCATCCAATTGAGGGTCAGTGGCTTACAGTAAACCGAGGGTGTAGTTTCCTCCTCAATATCTGCTGAATAACACCTCCAGCCATCTCAGTCACGCTGTAGGTTGTTCCCAAAA is a window encoding:
- the LOC100777056 gene encoding Cytochrome c1 2, heme protein, mitochondrial-like encodes the protein MAGGVIQQILRRKLHPRFTNSPLLSPIVAKKDDAGSSGSQSLRALALIGAGLSGLFSFSTMAAADEAEHGLACPSYPWPHKGILSSYDHASIRRGHQVYTEVCASCHSMSLISYRDLVGVAYTEEEVKAMAAEIEVVDGPNDEGEMFTRPGKLSDRFPQPYANEAAARFANGGAYPPDLSLITKARHNGQNYVFALLTGYRDPPAGVSIREGLHYNPYFPGGAIAMPKMLNDGAVEYEDGTPATEAQMGKDVVSFLSWAAEPEMEERKLMGFKWIFVLSLALLQAAYYRRLRWSVLKSRKLVLDVVN